The following proteins come from a genomic window of Panicum hallii strain FIL2 chromosome 8, PHallii_v3.1, whole genome shotgun sequence:
- the LOC112903373 gene encoding putative auxin transporter-like protein 4 encodes MASENVETIVAGNYMEMERAGGGGGEAGGDGGDQQAGGTASRRGGGQALSSLFWHGGSVYDAWFSCASNQVAQVLLTLPYSFSQLGMASGIVFQLFYGLMGSWTAYLISVLYVEYRTRKEREKVDFRNHVIQWFEVLDGLLGKHWRNMGLFFNCTFLLFGSVIQLIACASNIYYINDKYDKRTWTYIFGACCATTVFIPSFHNYRIWSFLGLLMTTYTAWYLTIAAIAHGQVEGVTHSGPSKMVLYFTGATNILYTFGGHAVTVEIMHAMWKPQKFKLIYLVATLYVLTLTLPSASAVYWAFGDALLDHSNAFSLLPRSGFRDAAVVLMLVHQFITFGFACTPLYFVWEKLVGVHEARSVALRAAARLPVVLPIWFLAIIFPFFGPINSTVGSLLVSFTVYIIPALAHMATFAPAAARENAVERPPRGLGGWAGMYAANCFVVAWVLVVGFGFGGWASTVNFVRQIDTFGLFTKCYQCPPKH; translated from the exons ATGGCGTCGGAGAACGTGGAGACGATCGTGGCCGGGAACTACATGGAGATGGAGagggccggcggtggcggcggcgaggctggCGGCGACGGTGGAGATCAACAAGCCGGCGGCACGGCgtcgaggaggggcggcggccaggcGCTGTCGAGCCTATTCTGGCACGGCGGGTCCGTGTACGACGCGTGGTTCAGCTGCGCGTCGAACCAGGTGGCACAGGTGCTGCTGACGCTGCCCTACTCCTTCTCGCAGCTGGGCATGGCGTCCGGGATCGTCTTCCAGCTCTTCTACGGCCTCATGGGCAGCTGGACGGCCTACCTCATCAGCGTCCTCTACGTCGAGTACCGCACCAGGAAGGAGCGAGAGAAGGTCGACTTCAGGAACCATGTCATCCAG TGGTTTGAGGTTCTGGATGGGCTGCTGGGGAAGCACTGGAGGAACATGGGCCTCTTCTTCAACTGCACTTTCCTCCTCTTCGGCTCCGTCATCCAGCTCATCGCATGTGCAAG CAACATCTACTACATCAACGACAAGTACGACAAGCGGACGTGGACGTACATCTTCGGCGCCTGCTGCGCCACCACGGTCTTCATCCCCTCCTTCCACAACTACCGGATCTGGTCTTTCCTCGGCCTCCTCATGACCACCTACACCGCATGGTACCTCACCATCGCCGCCATCGCGCATGGCCAG GTGGAAGGTGTGACGCACTCGGGGCCAAGCAAGATGGTGCTCTACTTCACTGGGGCCACCAACATCCTCTACACCTTCGGAGGCCATGCTGTCACAGT GGAGATCATGCACGCGATGTGGAAGCCGCAGAAGTTCAAGCTCATCTACCTGGTGGCCACGCTGTACGTGCTGACGCTGACGCTGCCGTCGGCCTCCGCCGTGTACTGGGCCTTCGGCGACGCGCTCCTGGACCACTCCAACGCCTTctccctcctcccgcgctcCGGCTTCCGCGACGCCGCCGTCGTGCTCATGCTCGTCCACCAGTTCATCACCTTCGGCTTCGCGTGCACCCCGCTCTACTTCGTGTGGGAGAAGCTCGTCGGCGTGCACGAGGCCCGGAGCGTGGCGCTCCGTGCCGCCGCGAGGCTCCCCGTCGTGCTCCCCATCTGGTTCCTTGCCATCATCTTCCCCTTCTTCGGGCCCATCAACTCCACCGTGGGGTCCCTCCTGGTGAGCTTCACCGTCTACATCATCCCAGCGCTGGCGCACATGGCCACCTTCGCGCCGGCGGCCGCCAGGGAGAACGCCGTCGAGCGGCCGCCGCGGGGGCTCGGCGGCTGGGCGGGGATGTACGCCGCCAACTGCTTCGTGGTGGCGTGGGTGCTCGTCGTCGGATTCGGGTTCGGCGGATGGGCCAGCACCGTCAACTTCGTCCGGCAGATCGACACCTTCGGGCTCTTCACCAAGTGCTACCAGTGCCCGCCAAAGCACTGA
- the LOC112903299 gene encoding uncharacterized protein LOC112903299, translating to MPCPPMDAAGAAKSQGKKMSRGAAKKTTRSSWMAVGLGFYHSSSSGKNRTQPAQAPAEGKNIDNDKSSSKKKRSISISRSMTCAGSICSTKETSVLSRREDRGGGARSASSRSLRAPDAAEVADAVYAASAAAVSATSSFNSEATAAMTSSSSTATSASSPLSSPASSSFGSSFRGVQQIRKLSGCYECHSVFDPRSLGAAAAFPCAGCDEVFGKAESLELHRASRHAVSELGPDDTSRNIVEIIFQSSWLRKQAPMCKIDRILKVQNSDRTVWRFEQYKESIKERASSGEGRKNPRCVADGNELLRFHCTTLTCSLGAGGGTALCRAPAAQCKLCSIVRDGFRVDGDGKVATMATSGRAHDMAQGLSDGEKKAMLVCRVVAGRVKKTGDRKSSEDSDCDSVSPSSEGVCSDLEELFLFNPRAILPCFVVIYSGY from the exons ATGCCGTGTCCTCCAATGGATGCAGCAGGTGCAGCCAAGAGTCAAGGCAAGAAGATGAGCAGAGGAGCTGCGAAGAAGACGACTCGGTCATCGTGGATGGCCGTTGGGCTGGGGTTCTACcattcttcctcctccggcaAGAACAGAACGCAGCCGGCGCAGGCGCCGGCAGAAGGCAAGAACATTGACAATGACAAGAGCAGCAGCAAGAAGAAGAGGAGCATCAGCATCAGCCGGAGCATGACCTGCGCGGGCTCCATCTGCAGCACCAAGGAGACCTCCGTGCTGAGCCGCCGGGAagaccgcggcggcggcgcccgcagCGCCTCGAGCAGGTCGCTCCGGGCCCCCGACGCCGCCGAGGTCGCCGACGCCGTgtacgccgcctccgccgcggccgtcTCCGCGACGTCGTCCTTCAACTCGGAGGCCACGGCTGCCATGACCTCCTCATCGTCCACCGCCACCTCGGCGTCCTCGCCGCTCTCATCGCCAGCGTCGTCGTCGTTCGGGAGCTCCTTCCGCGGGGTGCAGCAGATCAGGAAGCTCTCCGGGTGCTACGAGTGCCACTCCGTGTTCGACCCCAGGagcctcggcgccgccgccgccttcccgtgCGCCGGCTGCGACGAGGTGTTCGGCAAGGCCGAGTCGCTTGAGCTCCACAGAGCATCCAGGCATGCAG TTTCAGAGCTGGGGCCCGATGACACGAGCAGGAACATCGTGGAGATCATCTTCCAGTCGAGCTGGCTGAGGAAGCAGGCGCCCATGTGCAAGATCGACAGGATACTCAAGGTCCAGAACAGCGACAGGACGGTGTGGAGGTTCGAGCAGTACAAGGAGAGCATCAAGGAGAGGGCGAGCAGCGGCGAAGGCAGGAAGAACCCCCGGTGCGTCGCCGACGGCAACGAGCTCCTCAGGTTCCACTGCACCACGTTAACCTGCTccctcggcgccggcggcggcaccgcCCTGtgccgggcgccggcggcgcagTGCAAGCTCTGCAGCATCGTCAGGGATGGTTTCAG GGTCGATGGTGATGGGAAGGTTGCAACAATGGCGACGAGTGGGCGTGCTCATGACATGGCGCAGGGGTTGTCTGACGGCGAGAAGAAGGCGATGCTGGTGTGTAGGGTGGTTGCGGGGAGGGTCAAGAAGACCGGCGACAGGAAATCTTCAGAGGACTCTGACTGTGATTCTGTCAGCCCCAGCTCAGAGGGGGTCTGCTCAGATTTGGAAGAGCTCTTCCTGTTCAATCCTAGAGCTATACTGCCCTGCTTCGTAGTCATATACAGTGGCTATTAG
- the LOC112902768 gene encoding dolichol-phosphate mannose synthase subunit 2: MELGDKAVGFLLTLTSLSIFTYYTFWVIILPFVDSDHFVHKYFLPQEYAILIPVIAGVVLLSFLSIFVGLVMLKSKKKKKTT, from the exons ATGGAACTGGGTGATAAGGCAGTTGGTTTTCTGCTAACGCTAACGAGCTTATCCATCTTCACCTACTATACATTCTGGGTTATTATCTTG CCGTTCGTTGACAGCGACCACTTTGTGCACAAGTACTTCCTGCCTCAAGAGTATGCGATTTTGATACCAGTGATTGCCGGCGTGGTTCTCCTTTCGTTCTTGAGCATCTTTGTGGGTCTCGTGATGCTCAAgtcaaagaaaaagaagaagaccACTTGA
- the LOC112903207 gene encoding avenacosidase 2-like, producing the protein MALLASALISHTAHRPGLRSHIGSNGGNLSWHEKGKKRCDLTRVRSRAWSSDLGQHLMPSEIPRRDWFSHEFVFGSATSAYQIEGAWNEHGKGPSTWDHFCHNHPERIFDRSNGDVAVNSYHLYEEDVKLLKEMGMDAYRFSISWSRILPKGTLEGGINYQGLQYYKNLINTLKENGIEPYVTIFHWDTPQQLEENYGSFLSRMIVKDYTDFARLCFEHFGDKVKNWFTFNEPHTFCTYAYGTGEHAPGRCSPGRNCAIPYGDSLSEPYLVGHNILLAHAEVAHLYKKYYKGEDGQIGMALDSLFFEPYGKTFLDEQAKARSIDFNLGWFMEPVSRGDYPFSMRSLLRDRLPYFKDDEQEKLKGSSNMMGLNYYTSLFCEHVDISPKFSPAVNTEDAYAIPKIYDHEGNAIGPDTRTQWIKSYPKGLKELLMIIRDKYGNPPIYITENGTADDDFGDLSMKDALDDGIRLEYLQRHISAVKESIDLGADVRGHFTWSLLDNFEWSRGYTCRFGLIYVDRNNGFKRHMKKSAEWFKEFNGASRKFINDKRGGIVVLNPALVGNN; encoded by the exons ATGGCTCTGCTTGCTTCTGCCCTGATAAGTCACACTGCCCATCGTCCTGGCCTAAGAAGCCACATAGGATCCAATGGTGGCAATTTGTCATGGCACGAGAAGGGTAAAAAAAGGTGTGACCTTACTAGGGTTAGATCACGAGCCTGGAGCTCCGATCTTGGACAACATCTGATGCCCTCGGAAATCCCAAGGAGGGACTGGTTCAGCCACGAGTTCGTCTTTGGCAGCGCCACTTCAGCGTACCAA ATTGAAGGTGCTTGGAATGAGCATGGCAAGGGGCCAAGCACTTGGGACCACTTCTGCCACAATCATCCTG AGAGGATATTTGATAGGAGCAATGGGGATGTTGCAGTGAACTCCTACCATCTGTATGAA GAGGATGTCAAGTTGCTGAAGGAAATGGGCATGGACGCCTATAGGTTCTCCATCTCTTGGTCGAGAATACTGCCAA AGGGGACGCTCGAAGGTGGGATAAACTATCAAGGCCTCCAGTACTACAAAAACCTGATCAACACGTTGAAAGAGAATG GCATTGAGCCATACGTAACAATTTTCCACTGGGACACTCCTCAACAACTGGAAGAAAACTATGGCAGCTTCTTAAGTCGGATGATTGT AAAAGATTACACAGACTTTGCCAGGTTGTGCTTCGAGCATTTTGGTGACAAGGTGAAAAACTGGTTCACCTTTAATGAGCCTCACACATTTTGTACATATGCCTATGGAACCGGGGAGCATGCTCCCGGGAGGTGCTCACCGGGGCGCAATTGTGCCATCCCATATGGTGACTCGCTCAGCGAGCCATACCTTGTTGGCCACAACATCCTCCTAGCTCATGCTGAGGTTGCTCATCTGTACAAGAAGTATTACAAG GGTGAAGACGGACAGATAGGGATGGCGCTCGATTCATTGTTCTTTGAGCCGTATGGAAAGACATTCCTCGATGAACAAGCCAAAGCAAGATCCATTGACTTCAACCTAGGATGGTTCATGGAACCAGTGTCTCGTGGTGACTACCCCTTCTCCATGAGATCACTGTTGAGGGATCGACTACCGTACTTCAAAGATGACGAGCAAGAAAAATTAAAGGGTTCCTCCAACATGATGGGGCTCAACTACTACACATCCTTGTTCTGTGAGCATGTCGACATTTCTCCAAAATTCTCGCCAGCGGTGAACACCGAAGATGCCTATGCGATACCCAAAA TATATGATCACGAAGGGAATGCTATCGGTCCTGAT ACTCGAACACAATGGATTAAATCATACCCAAAAGGCCTAAAGGAACTTCTTATGATCATCAGGGACAAATACGGAAACCCACCCATCTACATCACTGAGAACG GGACCGCGGACGATGACTTCGGCGATCTATCCATGAAAGATGCGTTGGATGACGGTATCAGGCTAGAGTACTTGCAGCGCCACATCTCAGCCGTCAAAGAGTCAATAGA CTTGGGTGCGGACGTGCGCGGGCACTTCACCTGGTCTCTGCTGGACAACTTCGAGTGGAGTAGAGGCTACACCTGTCGTTTTGGCCTCATCTACGTCGACCGCAACAACGGCTTCAAGCGGCACATGAAGAAGTCAGCCGAGTGGTTTAAAGAGTTTAACGGCGCCTCAAGGAAGTTCATCAATGACAAACGTGGTGGCATCGTCGTCCTCAATCCAGCTTTGGTCGGCAATAACTGA